Proteins encoded together in one Streptomyces sp. SN-593 window:
- a CDS encoding TadE/TadG family type IV pilus assembly protein — MNRRAVARLRARGDRGSEAIQAAIVTPLLIGFLCTAIAAGRLVISDGKIDSAAEDAARAASIERSAGAAQAAADTAAAKSLNDQGIKCASEHVAVDVGGLNVPVGQVGYVHVTVRCTVNLSDLLLPGVPGSKTLTSSFTSSVDAYRSRQG; from the coding sequence GTGAACCGCCGGGCCGTGGCCAGGCTACGGGCCCGCGGGGATCGCGGCAGCGAGGCCATCCAGGCGGCGATCGTCACCCCCTTGCTGATCGGGTTCCTGTGCACGGCGATCGCCGCCGGCCGGCTGGTCATCTCCGACGGGAAAATCGACTCCGCCGCGGAAGACGCCGCACGCGCCGCCTCGATCGAGCGAAGCGCGGGTGCCGCCCAGGCCGCAGCCGACACCGCGGCCGCCAAGTCCCTCAATGACCAGGGCATCAAGTGCGCCAGCGAGCACGTCGCGGTCGATGTCGGCGGCCTGAACGTGCCGGTCGGGCAGGTCGGCTACGTGCACGTCACCGTCCGGTGCACCGTGAACCTGTCGGACCTGCTGCTGCCCGGCGTGCCCGGATCCAAGACCCTCACCAGCTCGTTCACCTCGAGCGTTGATGCGTACCGATCGAGGCAGGGATGA
- a CDS encoding TadE/TadG family type IV pilus assembly protein: MNATARGMRRLAAREDRGGIAVFTAIVTIALLGIIGLVIDGGGKMNATERADTIAMEAARAAGQALDPGAAVTGTAYRVDPQAATAAAQAFLRQAGESGRISISPDGTTITVTIHATYATKFLPAAGIDSLPVTGHGSAKLLHGVNIPD, from the coding sequence ATGAACGCCACAGCGCGAGGCATGCGCCGCCTGGCCGCGCGCGAAGACCGCGGGGGGATCGCGGTGTTCACCGCGATCGTGACGATCGCGCTGCTCGGGATCATCGGCCTGGTCATCGACGGCGGCGGCAAAATGAACGCCACCGAACGCGCCGACACCATCGCGATGGAAGCCGCCCGCGCCGCGGGGCAGGCTCTCGACCCCGGCGCGGCCGTCACCGGCACCGCCTACCGCGTCGACCCGCAGGCCGCGACCGCCGCCGCGCAGGCCTTCCTCCGCCAGGCCGGCGAAAGCGGACGCATCAGCATCTCCCCCGACGGCACCACCATCACCGTCACCATCCACGCCACCTACGCCACGAAGTTCCTGCCCGCGGCCGGCATTGACTCCCTGCCCGTGACCGGGCACGGAAGCGCGAAGCTCCTGCACGGCGTGAACATCCCCGACTAG
- a CDS encoding CpaF family protein, with protein MPPQWQGHPGPPAVPPVAAGRAAAPGTVGAPVPQAIVDYEAVRLIKKEVGERLTELLRAQPGMSPAAQEQQGRALINEQVAIWADAAAIKREVSTTAAEDAALAQAVFDLQFRAGRLQQHLDNTAVENIFINGYQDVWLDFTDGRRVQVPPVADSDEELRELLRDLARRTTGQNERSLSTADPFLALRLADGSRLQAVIDVTPGTYVTIRRHSMRHADLSHLVKLGMLDTTLGYFLRAAIHAEKNIMIVGGQAAGKTTLLRALLKEIPQDERFATLETEFELFAHENNWHRQVVPMEARESNGERIDGHGAGEISLMDLMYRALRMSLARIVVGEVRGPEIVAMLQAMTNGQGGNLCTLHAIHPSVVFDRIAELYLLAQANMSESLAYRQAANGLHFIVFVNSVDETRIGGHRHRFISHVLEVTGIGEGGRPDTNLIFGPRPEWGEDRAVPLMHPRCINDLRRAGFDADLLNEARGTWPGPLPLMIREAS; from the coding sequence ATGCCGCCGCAGTGGCAGGGCCATCCCGGGCCGCCGGCGGTCCCCCCGGTTGCTGCGGGCCGGGCGGCGGCGCCCGGGACGGTCGGGGCTCCGGTGCCGCAGGCCATCGTGGATTACGAGGCGGTGCGGCTGATCAAGAAGGAGGTCGGGGAGCGGCTGACGGAACTGCTGCGCGCCCAGCCGGGGATGAGCCCGGCGGCGCAGGAGCAGCAGGGCCGTGCCCTGATCAACGAGCAGGTCGCGATCTGGGCGGATGCGGCGGCGATCAAGCGGGAGGTGTCGACGACCGCGGCAGAGGATGCCGCGCTCGCGCAGGCGGTGTTCGACCTGCAGTTCCGTGCCGGGCGGCTGCAGCAGCATCTCGACAACACCGCCGTGGAGAACATCTTCATCAACGGCTACCAAGACGTCTGGCTGGACTTCACCGACGGCCGGCGGGTGCAGGTGCCGCCGGTGGCCGACTCCGACGAAGAACTGCGGGAGTTGCTGCGGGATCTCGCCCGGCGCACGACCGGCCAGAACGAGCGCTCGCTGAGCACGGCGGACCCGTTCCTGGCGCTGCGGCTCGCCGACGGGTCCCGCCTGCAGGCGGTCATCGACGTCACCCCCGGCACGTATGTGACGATCCGCCGGCACAGCATGCGCCACGCGGACCTGTCCCACCTGGTCAAGCTGGGGATGCTGGACACGACGCTCGGGTACTTCCTGCGGGCCGCGATCCACGCCGAGAAGAACATCATGATCGTCGGAGGCCAGGCGGCCGGGAAGACGACGCTGCTGCGAGCCCTGCTCAAGGAGATCCCGCAGGACGAGCGGTTCGCCACGCTGGAGACCGAGTTCGAGCTGTTCGCGCACGAGAACAACTGGCACCGCCAGGTCGTGCCGATGGAAGCCCGCGAGTCCAACGGCGAGCGGATCGACGGGCACGGCGCCGGCGAGATCTCCCTGATGGACCTGATGTACCGGGCGCTGCGCATGTCGCTGGCGCGGATCGTCGTCGGCGAAGTCCGCGGCCCGGAGATCGTCGCGATGCTGCAGGCCATGACGAACGGCCAGGGCGGCAACCTGTGCACCCTCCACGCCATCCACCCCAGCGTCGTGTTCGATCGGATCGCGGAGTTGTACCTGCTGGCGCAGGCCAACATGAGCGAATCGCTGGCATACCGGCAGGCCGCGAACGGCCTGCACTTCATCGTGTTCGTGAACTCCGTGGACGAGACCCGCATCGGCGGGCACCGGCACCGGTTCATCTCCCACGTCCTGGAGGTGACCGGTATCGGGGAGGGCGGCCGCCCCGACACGAATCTGATCTTCGGGCCGCGACCGGAGTGGGGCGAGGACCGCGCGGTGCCGCTCATGCACCCGCGGTGCATCAACGACCTGCGTCGCGCCGGCTTCGACGCCGACCTGCTCAACGAAGCCCGCGGCACCTGGCCCGGGCCGCTGCCGCTGATGATCCGGGAGGCGTCCTGA
- a CDS encoding SAF domain-containing protein, which yields MSQTTNPLPGPAAGHLPGPAGPPSQQPAAAPRLLRQRRRRPGLIALSAALIAAGGLSGAVLYASSGHRTSVVVVARDVPIGAQITAADLTEAQIALDPAVKAVKGAGEKKLIGQRAAVDLKAGSLLAPSQVTRKTLVGPGEQLVGVSVKPNQLPATPLVPGQKVLVVSTPDPNAASDSGGKSASDDAPPQTLTATVVKVGTPQTGTGTVTVDVAVPSGDGPALASRVATGDVALIVASRDGN from the coding sequence GTGAGCCAGACCACCAATCCCCTGCCCGGGCCCGCTGCCGGGCACCTTCCCGGTCCGGCCGGGCCACCGTCCCAGCAGCCGGCGGCCGCGCCGCGGTTGCTGCGGCAGCGTCGCCGCCGCCCGGGGCTGATCGCGCTGTCCGCCGCGCTGATCGCCGCGGGCGGCCTGTCCGGGGCGGTGCTGTATGCCTCGTCCGGGCACCGCACCTCGGTGGTGGTGGTCGCCCGCGACGTGCCGATCGGCGCGCAGATCACCGCCGCCGACCTCACGGAGGCGCAGATCGCGCTCGATCCGGCGGTGAAGGCCGTCAAGGGGGCCGGAGAGAAGAAGCTGATCGGGCAGCGCGCCGCGGTGGACTTGAAGGCGGGGTCGCTGCTGGCACCGTCGCAGGTGACCCGCAAGACGCTGGTCGGTCCGGGCGAGCAGTTGGTGGGCGTGAGCGTGAAACCGAACCAGTTGCCGGCGACACCACTGGTGCCGGGACAGAAGGTGCTGGTCGTCTCCACGCCCGACCCGAACGCCGCCTCGGACTCCGGTGGCAAGAGCGCGTCGGACGATGCGCCGCCGCAGACACTGACTGCGACGGTGGTCAAGGTGGGCACCCCGCAGACCGGCACCGGCACCGTGACGGTCGATGTGGCGGTGCCGTCGGGTGACGGGCCGGCGTTGGCCTCGCGGGTTGCGACCGGTGACGTCGCGCTGATCGTCGCGTCCCGGGACGGCAACTGA
- a CDS encoding type II secretion system F family protein: MIPIGPILAGCTVGAGVALLVKELGRPAPALGPALQRLNQPAAPRPETVSEDRDERWGAWLVDHVGHLPGVRIPHQNLALVGQSAGRFMLTKVALAAAGLLLPPLATIPFLLLGFPFYLPAIFGVLAAGVLWIAPDLALRDQARRAREEFAHGMAAYLDLVALKRAANISAEQAMEQAAEVGEGWAFVRIQQALARSRVDKVPHWESLGRLTAELDLPVLDDLAAIMRQSSDDGASVYATLRSRARNLRGELLSDQATEANADSEKMTAPGAFLAVLVMLLIAFPAVIRILTT; the protein is encoded by the coding sequence GTGATCCCGATCGGTCCGATCCTGGCCGGGTGCACGGTCGGCGCCGGTGTGGCCTTGCTCGTCAAGGAGTTGGGCAGGCCGGCGCCGGCACTCGGGCCCGCGCTGCAGCGCCTCAACCAGCCCGCCGCGCCGCGGCCGGAGACGGTCAGTGAGGACCGTGACGAGCGGTGGGGGGCGTGGCTGGTCGACCACGTCGGGCACCTTCCCGGCGTGCGCATCCCGCATCAGAATCTGGCGCTGGTCGGGCAGTCCGCGGGGCGGTTCATGCTGACGAAGGTGGCGCTGGCGGCTGCCGGGCTGCTGCTGCCGCCGCTGGCCACGATCCCGTTCCTGCTGCTCGGCTTCCCCTTCTACCTGCCGGCGATCTTCGGGGTGCTGGCAGCCGGGGTGCTGTGGATCGCCCCGGACCTGGCATTGCGGGATCAAGCACGCCGGGCCCGGGAGGAGTTCGCGCACGGGATGGCCGCCTACCTGGACCTGGTCGCGCTCAAGCGGGCCGCGAACATCTCCGCGGAGCAGGCCATGGAGCAGGCCGCCGAAGTCGGGGAGGGCTGGGCGTTCGTCCGTATCCAGCAGGCCCTGGCCCGCTCCCGGGTCGACAAGGTCCCGCACTGGGAGAGTCTGGGGCGGCTGACCGCGGAGCTGGATCTGCCGGTGCTGGACGACCTGGCGGCGATCATGCGGCAGTCCAGCGACGACGGCGCGTCCGTCTACGCGACGCTGCGCTCCCGCGCGCGGAACCTGCGCGGCGAGCTGCTGTCGGACCAGGCCACCGAGGCCAACGCCGACTCGGAAAAAATGACCGCGCCCGGCGCGTTCCTCGCCGTCCTGGTGATGCTCCTCATCGCGTTCCCCGCGGTCATCCGCATCCTCACCACCTGA
- a CDS encoding TadE family protein, which yields MRRVRGWTAAIRARAHGDQGDTSLQMAIVFPVVILMTVAVVQASMWYYARNIALTAAREGINVGRGYQSSPSQGAARARETLDRIGGDSLHGAGVSTDGSTADTVTITVSGTALSMLPFVPGLHVSQSASAAREHWTTP from the coding sequence ATGCGGCGGGTACGGGGGTGGACGGCGGCGATACGGGCGCGCGCCCACGGCGACCAGGGCGACACGTCCCTGCAAATGGCGATCGTCTTCCCCGTCGTCATCCTGATGACGGTCGCCGTGGTGCAGGCCAGCATGTGGTACTACGCCCGGAACATCGCGCTGACTGCCGCCCGGGAGGGCATCAACGTCGGCCGCGGCTACCAGTCCTCCCCCAGCCAGGGCGCGGCCCGGGCCCGCGAGACGCTGGACCGGATCGGCGGCGACAGCCTGCACGGCGCCGGGGTGTCCACCGACGGCAGCACCGCGGACACCGTGACGATCACCGTGTCCGGCACCGCGCTCTCCATGCTGCCGTTCGTGCCGGGCCTGCACGTCTCCCAGTCCGCGTCCGCGGCCCGCGAGCACTGGACCACGCCGTGA
- a CDS encoding type II secretion system F family protein has product MTGLLLWVLSGLAVAGGAVGVVAGTVGTDAPQGPSLLLRLRARTGHADLDARMRRRTRLAIGSVAGLGVWLGTGVFVAGVLVLLAFIGVPWLLAPTKGAAVRIAKLEALGDWTMRLSNVLRLGRGLDEALQISRKGVPDAIAGDVGDLVDRLQVGWRSTEALRAFGDALDDVTADKIVAALILSASDRGPGLAQALEDLAESVHEEVAKRRAIEADRAKPRTTVRWMTIITLGVAGAGFLVPGYTHPYGTLLGQLVLALLAAGFVAVMVWMRQLADHRPIPRFLIADPRSRVARPVPAAAATGAVPGAVAAGEAL; this is encoded by the coding sequence ATGACCGGGCTGCTGCTGTGGGTGCTGTCCGGCCTGGCCGTGGCTGGTGGAGCGGTCGGCGTCGTCGCCGGCACGGTCGGCACCGACGCCCCGCAAGGTCCTTCCCTGCTGCTGCGTCTGCGGGCCCGTACCGGCCACGCCGACCTGGACGCGCGGATGCGGCGCCGCACCCGCCTCGCAATCGGGTCCGTGGCCGGTCTGGGGGTGTGGCTGGGCACCGGCGTGTTCGTCGCGGGTGTCCTGGTACTGCTGGCCTTCATCGGGGTGCCGTGGCTGCTGGCCCCCACCAAGGGCGCCGCAGTGCGGATCGCGAAACTGGAGGCGCTCGGGGACTGGACGATGCGCCTGTCGAACGTGCTGCGGCTGGGCCGCGGCCTGGACGAGGCGCTACAGATCTCCCGCAAGGGCGTGCCCGACGCGATCGCCGGCGACGTCGGCGACCTGGTCGACCGTCTGCAGGTCGGATGGCGCTCCACTGAGGCGCTGCGCGCGTTCGGGGACGCCCTCGATGACGTGACCGCCGACAAGATCGTGGCGGCGCTGATCCTGTCCGCGTCCGACCGCGGGCCGGGCCTCGCGCAGGCGCTGGAGGACCTGGCGGAGTCCGTCCACGAAGAGGTCGCCAAGCGCCGGGCGATCGAGGCAGACCGGGCCAAGCCCCGTACGACGGTGCGATGGATGACCATCATCACTCTCGGTGTGGCCGGCGCCGGGTTCCTGGTGCCGGGCTACACCCACCCGTACGGGACACTGCTGGGGCAACTGGTCCTCGCGCTGCTCGCGGCCGGGTTCGTCGCGGTCATGGTGTGGATGCGGCAGCTCGCCGACCACCGGCCGATCCCCCGGTTCCTGATCGCCGATCCCCGCAGCCGCGTCGCCCGGCCGGTTCCGGCAGCAGCGGCCACCGGTGCGGTGCCGGGCGCTGTTGCGGCTGGGGAGGCGCTGTGA
- a CDS encoding DUF2637 domain-containing protein: MTRAHRVLAGVVVAGAVIIAGIGFAGSYAAVRSLALDKGFGWFANVFPIGVDAGIVVLLALDLLLTWLRIPFPLLRQTAWLLTAATIAFNGAAAWPDKLGVGMHAIIPVLFVVSVEAARHALGRIADITADKHMEGVRVTRWLLAPAPTFRLWRRMKLWELRSYEEVIRREQDRLVYRARLRARYGAAWRRRAPVEAIMPLRLAKYGVPLAETADAGLRAAGIMIPAPATQLAPATPAPEPAPENSSATVEPGAAAAPGTVGEVVADEALFHAFRAYAREHGTLPSPQQLDLLAAGHGGTPPAETGAAEPAALELEQQQPAPGPAVEQAPGWNNERGDTAPVEFQPEFHPEFQPGAAAPYAGTPASRSSRGPGLTVHARVPAQPPAKDAEDELELFHPEPAADVEPGAEVEPAADGKARLRALFDNLAPAERSQSANRLAQQMHAEAGLSEGSARKYLGEFRRQEGRTSARS; the protein is encoded by the coding sequence TGCGCTCGCTCGCCCTGGACAAGGGCTTCGGCTGGTTCGCGAACGTGTTCCCGATCGGCGTGGACGCGGGCATCGTCGTGCTGCTCGCCCTGGATCTGCTGCTGACCTGGCTGCGGATCCCGTTCCCGCTGCTGCGGCAGACGGCCTGGCTGCTGACCGCCGCGACGATCGCCTTCAACGGCGCCGCGGCCTGGCCGGACAAGCTCGGCGTGGGCATGCACGCGATCATCCCGGTGCTGTTCGTGGTGTCGGTGGAGGCCGCTCGGCACGCGCTCGGGCGGATTGCGGACATCACCGCCGACAAGCACATGGAGGGCGTCCGCGTCACCCGCTGGCTGCTTGCGCCGGCACCGACCTTCCGGCTGTGGCGGCGGATGAAGCTGTGGGAACTGCGGTCGTACGAAGAGGTCATCCGCCGCGAGCAGGACCGCCTGGTCTACCGGGCCCGGCTGCGCGCCCGGTACGGGGCCGCCTGGCGCAGGCGGGCACCAGTTGAGGCAATCATGCCGCTGCGCCTCGCCAAGTACGGCGTGCCGCTCGCGGAGACCGCCGACGCAGGCCTTCGAGCCGCCGGCATCATGATTCCGGCCCCGGCGACGCAACTGGCCCCGGCGACACCCGCGCCCGAGCCGGCGCCGGAGAATTCCTCCGCCACGGTCGAACCTGGCGCCGCGGCGGCCCCCGGGACTGTCGGCGAAGTCGTCGCCGATGAGGCCCTCTTCCACGCCTTCCGCGCCTACGCCCGCGAGCACGGCACCTTGCCCAGCCCCCAGCAGCTCGACCTCCTGGCGGCTGGCCACGGTGGAACGCCCCCTGCGGAGACCGGTGCCGCGGAGCCCGCCGCGTTGGAACTGGAACAGCAGCAGCCCGCGCCCGGCCCCGCGGTGGAACAGGCCCCGGGGTGGAACAACGAACGCGGCGACACTGCACCGGTGGAATTCCAACCCGAGTTCCACCCCGAGTTCCAGCCCGGGGCCGCGGCGCCGTACGCCGGCACCCCGGCCTCCCGGTCGAGCCGCGGCCCAGGCCTGACCGTGCACGCCCGCGTCCCCGCGCAGCCGCCGGCGAAGGACGCGGAGGACGAGCTGGAACTGTTCCACCCCGAGCCAGCCGCCGACGTGGAACCGGGCGCAGAGGTGGAACCGGCCGCCGACGGCAAGGCCCGGCTGCGGGCCCTCTTCGACAACCTCGCCCCGGCCGAACGCAGCCAGTCCGCCAACCGGCTCGCCCAGCAGATGCACGCGGAAGCGGGCCTGTCCGAGGGGAGCGCCCGCAAGTACCTCGGCGAGTTCCGCCGCCAGGAAGGCCGGACATCCGCCCGCTCGTAG
- a CDS encoding LysM peptidoglycan-binding domain-containing protein, producing the protein MPQPSPTKPARRAGSSSAAALRALGSFVVLLALLIGLPLLLWWATAVVGPDGVRALGNLASTRDSGQVFLLALAAIGWIGWAAFAVSVLLEIPAQLRGRSAPQLRGLLGQRTAATLVGAIFLVLPAGTALAAAAAPAAHAATPSSTAAVHPRGLAQQAAAASTPHTPSEHRPASVSYTVQEVRPAESLWSIAQQQLGDGNRWQEIADLNTGRTMADGTTFRADAPIQPGWVLHLPSDAHAQDASSNSTNSEPAGTHATYTVAPGDSLSSIAQQQLGDETKWPDIYALNKGHVTDPDLIYPREHLQLPGTAPSKQGPPAAHETPQHKAPSTTTPPPATPPPADTAPSTAPRASTAPAVTPTQQPGIAPAPDRTPATAATTGSTTAAHTTATGSRMPLYALGGGLLAAAVLTMLGLRRRHQQRRRGISRRIPLPTGSAAATEQALRATEHPDVPQFIDSALRTAAIGLAAASRVLPDLSAVVYDGHGLELRLTAPAAPVAPFAAVDGDLARWRCSVDSNELLPAERIDTVEAPYPALVTLGSTATSTVLVDLEHYGLVALTGPHRRAVLRALAIELATSRYAEHLDVAVTGAGTCPGLAPLVPEWFTAYDTVDAAMRAAQDHHAMQARALADLGVDGLRGARLRDDQASVWTPYLLLADDADDDTTGALAELADRRPRTAGAVVTAAGTVATTPLPPGGWLLDTTAGQVRLPDVDLTVHLQVLPDDAYSDVIALLAESDESRPDVPARPPTTAPDALPDPAAAAAAPPVTAAAAAVPKLHAASRSGRVQLPESHDGDSDSNAGASLDSLMASFADLEDSVEGAADEPDPEVTAAVAPAAVLPPAPRSPEPAAPSDPLIRVLGPVDIIGAGGTADTKYVRTLTEIAAWMVLHPGLDHHALDEAIWPGREVSRKTRNPWISRLRTLLGTAADGTKYLPAIATTDDARYRFADRVTSDWQLFQDLAAKGAASSGDHADDLLRAALDMVRGRPFSGVPPRKYVWAEHLAQDMIAAIVDVAATLGERRLALADPRGALWATTKGLDVAPEAEHLYRINFRAHHALGDHEGLERAAGQLERLCDALGSDMEDATVELLRSLLASAAPLR; encoded by the coding sequence ATGCCTCAGCCCTCCCCCACCAAACCCGCCCGCCGCGCCGGTTCCAGCTCGGCCGCAGCACTGCGGGCCCTGGGCAGCTTCGTCGTGCTGCTGGCCCTGCTGATCGGCCTGCCGCTGCTGCTGTGGTGGGCCACTGCTGTTGTCGGCCCGGACGGCGTGCGCGCCCTGGGCAACCTCGCCTCCACCCGGGACTCCGGGCAGGTGTTCCTGCTCGCACTCGCCGCGATCGGATGGATCGGCTGGGCAGCCTTCGCCGTCTCGGTCCTGCTGGAAATCCCCGCCCAACTGCGCGGCCGCAGCGCACCGCAACTACGGGGCCTTCTCGGACAGCGCACCGCCGCGACCCTGGTCGGTGCGATCTTCCTCGTGCTGCCGGCCGGCACCGCGCTCGCCGCGGCCGCCGCCCCCGCCGCGCACGCCGCAACCCCCAGCTCCACAGCCGCCGTCCATCCCCGCGGCCTGGCCCAGCAGGCCGCGGCCGCTTCCACGCCCCACACGCCCTCCGAGCACCGTCCGGCTTCGGTCTCGTACACCGTGCAAGAAGTGCGACCGGCGGAGAGCCTGTGGTCGATCGCGCAGCAGCAACTCGGCGACGGCAACCGCTGGCAGGAGATCGCTGACCTCAACACCGGCCGCACCATGGCCGACGGCACCACATTCCGCGCCGACGCGCCGATCCAGCCCGGGTGGGTCCTGCACCTGCCCAGCGATGCACACGCCCAGGACGCGAGCAGCAACTCGACAAACAGCGAACCCGCCGGCACACACGCCACTTACACCGTCGCCCCTGGCGACTCCCTCTCCTCGATCGCGCAGCAGCAACTCGGGGACGAAACGAAGTGGCCCGACATCTACGCCCTGAACAAGGGCCACGTCACCGACCCCGATCTCATCTACCCCCGCGAGCACCTGCAACTGCCCGGCACCGCGCCCAGCAAGCAGGGGCCGCCCGCTGCTCACGAGACACCGCAGCACAAGGCGCCATCGACCACGACCCCGCCGCCCGCCACGCCCCCACCGGCGGACACCGCCCCGAGCACCGCGCCACGGGCCAGTACCGCTCCCGCCGTCACGCCCACGCAGCAGCCCGGCATCGCGCCGGCCCCCGACCGCACCCCCGCCACAGCCGCGACGACGGGATCGACTACTGCCGCGCACACCACGGCGACCGGAAGCCGCATGCCGCTGTACGCACTCGGCGGCGGCCTGCTGGCCGCGGCCGTGCTGACCATGCTCGGGCTGCGCCGGCGCCACCAGCAGCGGCGCCGCGGCATCAGCCGCCGTATTCCCCTGCCCACCGGCAGCGCGGCCGCCACCGAACAGGCCCTGCGCGCCACCGAACACCCCGACGTGCCGCAGTTCATCGACAGCGCGCTGCGCACCGCCGCGATCGGCCTGGCCGCCGCCAGCCGTGTTCTGCCTGACCTGTCCGCGGTCGTCTACGACGGGCACGGCCTGGAGCTGCGGCTGACCGCACCGGCCGCTCCGGTCGCCCCGTTCGCTGCGGTCGACGGCGATCTCGCGCGCTGGCGGTGCTCCGTCGACAGCAACGAACTCCTCCCGGCGGAGCGCATCGACACGGTCGAGGCCCCCTACCCGGCGCTGGTCACCCTCGGCTCTACCGCGACCAGCACCGTCCTGGTCGACCTGGAGCACTACGGGCTGGTCGCGCTGACCGGCCCGCACCGTCGCGCCGTGCTGCGGGCCCTGGCGATCGAGCTGGCTACCTCCCGATATGCCGAACACCTCGATGTCGCGGTCACCGGCGCCGGCACCTGCCCGGGCCTGGCGCCGCTGGTACCGGAGTGGTTCACCGCTTACGACACCGTGGACGCCGCAATGCGGGCCGCGCAGGATCATCACGCCATGCAAGCCCGTGCGCTGGCCGACCTCGGCGTCGACGGGCTGCGCGGCGCCCGGCTCCGCGATGACCAGGCATCGGTCTGGACGCCGTACCTGCTGCTCGCCGACGATGCTGACGACGACACGACCGGCGCGCTCGCCGAGCTGGCCGACCGCCGCCCCCGTACGGCCGGTGCGGTCGTCACCGCCGCCGGCACGGTTGCCACCACACCGCTGCCGCCCGGCGGGTGGCTGCTCGACACGACGGCCGGGCAGGTCCGCCTTCCCGACGTCGATCTGACGGTCCACTTGCAGGTGCTGCCCGATGACGCCTACAGCGACGTGATCGCGCTTCTCGCCGAGTCGGACGAATCCCGGCCCGATGTCCCGGCCCGGCCGCCGACGACCGCGCCGGACGCCCTGCCGGATCCCGCCGCCGCGGCGGCGGCCCCGCCGGTGACGGCCGCTGCGGCGGCTGTTCCGAAACTGCACGCCGCCTCCCGCTCCGGCCGTGTCCAGCTCCCCGAGTCCCATGACGGCGACAGCGACAGCAACGCCGGAGCATCGCTGGACAGCCTGATGGCCAGCTTCGCCGATCTCGAAGACTCCGTCGAAGGAGCAGCGGACGAACCCGACCCGGAGGTGACCGCCGCTGTGGCGCCTGCGGCGGTACTGCCGCCGGCGCCCCGTTCACCTGAGCCGGCGGCGCCGTCTGACCCTCTGATCCGGGTCCTGGGCCCGGTCGACATCATCGGTGCCGGCGGAACCGCGGACACCAAGTACGTGCGGACCCTCACCGAGATCGCCGCGTGGATGGTGCTGCATCCTGGCCTGGACCACCATGCCCTCGACGAGGCGATCTGGCCTGGCCGCGAGGTCTCCCGCAAGACCCGCAACCCCTGGATCTCACGGTTGCGGACGCTACTCGGGACCGCGGCAGACGGCACCAAGTACCTGCCCGCGATCGCGACCACCGACGACGCCCGCTACCGGTTCGCCGACCGGGTCACCAGCGACTGGCAGCTTTTCCAGGACCTCGCGGCCAAGGGGGCCGCCAGTTCCGGCGACCATGCCGACGACCTGCTGCGGGCCGCACTGGACATGGTCCGCGGCCGCCCGTTCAGCGGTGTCCCCCCGCGGAAGTACGTGTGGGCCGAACACCTGGCGCAGGACATGATCGCCGCGATTGTCGACGTCGCGGCGACGCTTGGCGAGCGGCGCCTTGCACTCGCCGATCCGCGGGGAGCCCTGTGGGCGACCACCAAGGGCTTGGACGTCGCACCGGAGGCGGAGCACCTGTACCGGATCAACTTCCGCGCCCACCACGCCCTGGGCGACCATGAAGGGCTGGAACGGGCCGCCGGGCAGCTTGAGCGCCTGTGTGACGCCCTCGGCAGCGACATGGAGGACGCCACCGTGGAGCTGCTGCGATCGCTGCTCGCCTCCGCAGCTCCCCTGCGGTAG